The Polynucleobacter sp. HIN7 genomic interval GCAGAACCATTCGATTGATTAAAACCCGCAGTCCCAACAAAGTTAACGCTTGGATAGTTTGCAGCGAGAGAGCCTTTATATACACTCTCGGCTAATTGCACACTGAGTTGACCAGCCAGTACTCCATAGTTGGCGTTTTCGGATTGGGTAATCCAGTCCTCCAATGCTTGGCCTGGGGGTAGTTTGGGGCTGACACTTTCTGCAATTGGTACTCCTTTGATATCCTTATTGCGGGCCCTTGGATCAGCCACCACCCCAGCAATCGAAACATCCTTTGCCATTGGTTTAATGTGCTTGACCGGGTGGCCAATCAGCTGTTCGAGAACTCCGCGTTTAACGACTAGGTCTGCATGTGCAGCAATCTCTTGAGCATTTGCGACATCAAAGCGTGCCTGGGCATCATTGGCATCGACGATCGTAGCCGAGCCAATCTCAAACTTGGCCTTTGCAGCCTGAAGTTGTTGACGGATTAACTCTTTTTTGCTCTTGAAAAGCTCAACATTGTCTTGAGCTGTTAATACATCAAAGTAGGCTTGCGATACTCGAATGACCAAATCTTGCTGAGCTTGATAAAACTGAAGATCAGAGATTTTGCTATTAAGCTCTCCTTGTTTAAATAGCTGCACCCCACTTAAGTTAAAGACCGGTTGGGTTAGCGTAAGGGTATAGCTGCGCTGATCATAAACTCGGTTATTGCCCTCTCCGTGCTGGAAAAACCGAGTAGCAGTTGGATTAGCTGAAACCTGTGGTAACAATACGGATAACCCTTGCCAGTAGAGCTCTTTTCGGGCTGCTAAATTAAAGCGTGCACTATTAATCACTGGATCATTAAATGCAGCCTCTTGATACAGGGTAAGGAGATCCAAAGTACGGCCATCGAGCGCCTTACGGTTTTGGGGATCCGTTAGGTTCGATGAAATCGGTGGGATTGGGATCGCTGTTTGTGGTGGTGCTTCGAGCCTTAGAAGGTCTTGAGGACTTAAGGTTTTTGGTAATGCATTATTTGCCGGTGTTACGGTGACGGAGCCTTGATTAGAGGTTGGCTGCTGATTCGATTGTGAAAGTACCTGGCTAGATATTATCCATCCAGCCAGTCCAATGAGGGTAATTAATGGGAACCGTTTCATTGAATGCATGATCCGAAGTTTAAGCCCAAACGCCAAATTGATGAGTTTAGGGATTTAAGGCTTTAGTATTGTTACTTATGGAACCATTACTTTTATTCAAAGCTCTCATTCTCGGGGTTGTTGAGGGCTTAACCGAGTTTTTACCTATTTCGAGTACTGGGCATTTAATCTTGGTGGGGGATCTCTTAAATTTTAATGATGAGCGTGGTAAGGCTTTTGAAATCATTATTCAGTTCGGTGCCATTTTGGCGGTGTGCTGGGAGTACCGTGAGCGCTTATTCAAGGTGACCAATACCTTTTTTTCTAGTAAACAATCACAAAAGTTTGTTTTGCATGTGGTGATTGCCTGTATCCCGGCCATGGGGCTTGGTCTGATTTTTGGTAAGTTCATTAAGACTCATCTGTTTTCACCAGTCCCTGTGGCAAGCGCATTCATTGTGGGGGCCTTTGTGATCTTCTGGGCGGAGTATCGCCAAACCAAAGCATCGACCATGAAGAAAATCGATAGTATTGACCAGTTGACTGCACTCGATGCTTTAAAAGTCGGATTAGCCCAATGCGCCGCTTTAATTCCAGGCACCTCCAGATCGGGAGCTACGATTATTGGTGGGATGCTATTTGGCTTGCCGCGAGCCGTTGCAACTGAATTCTCCTTCTTTTTAGCAATCCCGGTCATTGGTGGGGCAACTGCGTATGAGTTGCTCAAGATTGCAAACTCGCCCCAAGCATTTGGTTTTGCTGATTTTGCGCCTACCCTTTTAGTTGGTTTTGTCGCAGCCTTTATCTCAGCGTTCATTTGTGTGCGCTGGCTGATTCATTATGTTGCGCATCACAACTTTATCCCCTTTGCTTGGTATCGTATTATTTTTGGCGTTTTAGTTTTGGTGACCTCGTACACCGGTCTTGTCGCTTGGTCTAATTGATAGTTGCAGAGTAAAAATATGAACCTTTCAATTGATGCTATACAGGCCAATATTCAGCTGGCCTTAGCACCTGTCTTTCTCCTAACAGCCGTCGCTACCTTAGTTGCTGCGATTACAGCGAGGCTGGCTCGTAATGTAGATCGGATGCGTTTTATCCAGAACCAGCTATATGGCGATCAGCAGCTTAGTCAAAAGCTGAAGACGCATTATGAGAAAGAAATTGATGAGTTCAAGACCAGAGGAAGGTTATGTACTCTGGCTATTTTTTTTGATGTCTTGGCGGGTGTTTTAATTTCTCTGACTGTTCTTGAGTTATTTTTAGTGCAAACCGGTGCAGGAAAATTGGTCAACGTAGGTTATGTTTTGATCACATTTGTTGCAGGCTTAGTCTCATTTGTGGTTTCTCTAACGCTGATCTTGGTTGAGGTTGTATTTGCCTATCGCTCGACGAGTTGGGATATGCCTGCGCAAGAACTATCTCAAAAGCCTAAAAGGCCCTAGGAATAAAATTCGCAGTA includes:
- a CDS encoding TolC family protein, whose product is MKRFPLITLIGLAGWIISSQVLSQSNQQPTSNQGSVTVTPANNALPKTLSPQDLLRLEAPPQTAIPIPPISSNLTDPQNRKALDGRTLDLLTLYQEAAFNDPVINSARFNLAARKELYWQGLSVLLPQVSANPTATRFFQHGEGNNRVYDQRSYTLTLTQPVFNLSGVQLFKQGELNSKISDLQFYQAQQDLVIRVSQAYFDVLTAQDNVELFKSKKELIRQQLQAAKAKFEIGSATIVDANDAQARFDVANAQEIAAHADLVVKRGVLEQLIGHPVKHIKPMAKDVSIAGVVADPRARNKDIKGVPIAESVSPKLPPGQALEDWITQSENANYGVLAGQLSVQLAESVYKGSLAANYPSVNFVGTAGFNQSNGSALNFNPLPTQNIYNNTLALQMTLPIVSGGFNMSVIRQNAALFDKSKADYDNLRRTAAQATRQAFTGFYGGLATVKALEAAEKSSATAVESSKLGYNVGTLINIDVLIALDTLFTTRASLYKARYDTIMNALRLKAQAANLSDEDLIAINALLR
- a CDS encoding undecaprenyl-diphosphate phosphatase, which encodes MEPLLLFKALILGVVEGLTEFLPISSTGHLILVGDLLNFNDERGKAFEIIIQFGAILAVCWEYRERLFKVTNTFFSSKQSQKFVLHVVIACIPAMGLGLIFGKFIKTHLFSPVPVASAFIVGAFVIFWAEYRQTKASTMKKIDSIDQLTALDALKVGLAQCAALIPGTSRSGATIIGGMLFGLPRAVATEFSFFLAIPVIGGATAYELLKIANSPQAFGFADFAPTLLVGFVAAFISAFICVRWLIHYVAHHNFIPFAWYRIIFGVLVLVTSYTGLVAWSN
- a CDS encoding DUF2721 domain-containing protein; protein product: MNLSIDAIQANIQLALAPVFLLTAVATLVAAITARLARNVDRMRFIQNQLYGDQQLSQKLKTHYEKEIDEFKTRGRLCTLAIFFDVLAGVLISLTVLELFLVQTGAGKLVNVGYVLITFVAGLVSFVVSLTLILVEVVFAYRSTSWDMPAQELSQKPKRP